The proteins below come from a single Accipiter gentilis chromosome W, bAccGen1.1, whole genome shotgun sequence genomic window:
- the LOC126035364 gene encoding uncharacterized protein LOC126035364, giving the protein MREVRRRRKFFLLKRHQRGQICPPPPPQKFPWEELWRVVRKDLEECLLDWVPGRDDKGHLYCKLREREERPPAEGAVRRLRGLETVAEEETPPCEGNQAPLLGERTEPPGIEPVPAEPLPVEPVPVGPLPEPKPAAPSTAPLPEWVKPSSGSFQKWREVPAQGNSDSSDEEKVDGAIQRPSKPAPQIWTEEGPNALQRVQDCCHPILACDALGIRYKFLAVDAGPVGEPDACLDDVPLRAHQCVPLWDPAVRDGVAELLTAGNLDAPDNKAWLSIYHLCGLCLHVFEM; this is encoded by the exons ATGCGGGAGGTGCGGCGGAGACGGAAGTTTTTCCTATTGAAGCGGCATCAGCGGGGCCaaatatgcccccccccccccccccagaagttTCCTTGGGAAGAATTGTGGCGGGTGGTTCGGAaggacttagaggaatgcctcttggactgggttccaggcagggatgataagggacatttatactgtaagttgagagagcgggaggaacggccacccgcggagggagcagttaggaggctgcgggggttggagacggtggcagaggaggaaacacccccctgtgagggaaatcaggcgcccttgctgggagagcggactgagcctcctgggattgagcctgtgcctgctgagcctttGCCAGTGGAGCCTGTACCTGTTGGGCCTTTGCCTGAGCCTAAGCCTGCTGCGCCATCTACTGCGCCTTTGCCAGAATGGGTTAAACCCTCGTCTGGGTCCTTCCAGAAGTGgcgcgaggtgccagcgcagggcaattccGATAGTTCTGACGAGGAGAAGGTGGATGGTGCAATACAGAGGCCATCGAAACCTGCACCACAGATATGGACAGAGGAGGGACCGAACGctttgcagagagtacagg attgctgtcatcctatcctggcttgtgacgccttgggtatccgctacaaatttctggcagtggatgcagggccagtTGGGGAGCCTGATGCGTGTCTGGATGACGTCCCTCTCAGAGCCCATCAATGCGTGCCTTTATGGGATCCGGCTGTCAGGGACGGAGTTGCAGAGTTGCTtacagccgggaatctggatgccccagacaataagGCTTGGCTTTCCATTTACCACCTGTGTGGATTATGTTTGCATGTGTTTGAGATGTAG